The following proteins come from a genomic window of Paenibacillus spongiae:
- a CDS encoding MBL fold metallo-hydrolase, giving the protein MSAEETARSTAITFWGTGDSMGVPRVYCDCSVCEEARSSGTNRRKRSLVHLNDPELGVLLIDCGPDWRDQMEAAGLRRLDRILITHAHFDHIGGLAEWADMCRWTGIAGEAYAKPDVIDEVLTRFPWIGRNITFIPIEGPLQLGRWRVDCWKVNHGKNGYSYAFRFSDLAAGRSWAYCSDAISLTEEQLMPLMNLDLLILGTSFYEEPFPLHTRSVYDVKEAAALLERLKPKQTVLTHMSHDIDLRREYPLPADVRFALTGMIIQV; this is encoded by the coding sequence ATGAGTGCGGAGGAGACGGCAAGAAGCACGGCGATCACTTTCTGGGGTACGGGAGACTCGATGGGCGTTCCCCGTGTATACTGCGATTGCAGCGTATGCGAGGAAGCCCGCAGCAGCGGCACCAATCGGCGAAAGCGATCGCTGGTGCACCTGAACGATCCGGAGCTGGGTGTTTTGTTGATCGACTGCGGACCGGATTGGCGTGACCAAATGGAAGCCGCAGGCCTGCGCCGCCTGGACCGGATCCTCATTACGCATGCGCACTTCGATCATATTGGCGGCCTTGCGGAGTGGGCCGATATGTGCCGATGGACGGGGATCGCGGGAGAAGCCTACGCCAAACCGGATGTAATCGACGAAGTTCTGACTCGGTTCCCTTGGATAGGCCGGAATATAACGTTTATTCCGATTGAAGGCCCGCTGCAGCTTGGAAGATGGCGGGTGGATTGCTGGAAGGTGAATCACGGGAAGAACGGTTATTCTTATGCGTTTCGATTCTCGGATCTTGCGGCGGGCCGATCGTGGGCTTATTGTTCGGACGCGATCTCGCTTACCGAAGAACAATTAATGCCATTAATGAATCTGGATTTGCTCATTCTCGGAACCAGCTTCTATGAAGAGCCGTTTCCGCTTCATACGCGATCGGTATATGACGTGAAGGAAGCTGCGGCGCTGCTTGAGCGCTTGAAGCCAAAGCAGACCGTGCTGACCCATATGTCGCACGACATTGATTTGCGGCGCGAATATCCGCTGCCAGCCGATGTCCGATTTGCTCTAACCGGCATGATAATCCAGGTTTAA
- a CDS encoding GNAT family N-acetyltransferase — MEYIRIQSINDPLFTKMHQLMQTVFPPEEVLAFEKWEEPIQDPSIHVYVAVHEGEVVGATEYRYYPTMLVAMTDFTIIGRPSMGIGRFLMRNRERDIARLAEESGTEPIGMFAEIYNPITADYHFGGVTPMNPYVRREVLSHIGYRRLDFPYIHPSWEENGEAVSGLDLCFLSYDENRTELPSSLVTAFLTQYYSALPNKPDAWHDMIESIGQQETIRLEPF, encoded by the coding sequence ATGGAATATATACGGATTCAATCGATTAACGACCCGTTGTTTACGAAGATGCATCAGCTGATGCAAACCGTCTTTCCTCCGGAAGAAGTGCTTGCGTTCGAGAAATGGGAGGAGCCGATTCAAGATCCAAGCATTCATGTTTATGTTGCCGTCCATGAAGGCGAAGTCGTGGGCGCAACCGAGTACCGTTATTATCCAACCATGCTTGTCGCGATGACGGACTTTACGATTATCGGCCGTCCCTCCATGGGAATCGGACGGTTCCTCATGCGTAACCGCGAGCGCGACATTGCTAGGCTTGCAGAGGAGAGCGGTACGGAACCGATTGGCATGTTCGCCGAAATTTATAACCCCATCACGGCAGATTATCATTTCGGGGGCGTAACGCCAATGAACCCCTATGTACGGCGCGAGGTGCTGTCGCATATTGGGTATCGCCGTCTCGATTTTCCATACATACATCCTTCATGGGAAGAGAACGGCGAAGCCGTATCGGGGCTTGATTTATGTTTCCTCTCTTATGATGAGAATCGTACGGAGCTGCCGTCCTCGCTCGTTACAGCTTTCTTGACGCAATATTATTCCGCGCTTCCCAATAAACCGGACGCTTGGCATGATATGATCGAATCGATCGGGCAGCAGGAAACGATCCGCTTAGAACCGTTCTGA
- a CDS encoding GNAT family N-acetyltransferase, whose protein sequence is MRKQMFVYGSGKPVRVTIRNYSREDTEGMIAIQRESFPPPFPSELWWNEEQLHEHVSRFPEGALCAEADGKLIGSMTALLVDGEAANGAHSWELITDGGYIRNHNPAGDTLYVVDLCVIPEYRQYGIGKWLMQSMYEVVVHLQLKRLLGGGRMPGYKRYADRLTAEQYLEGITSGELKDPVLSFLLRCGRMPVGVAKHYLEDEDSCHYAALMEWRNPFHNH, encoded by the coding sequence ATGCGCAAACAGATGTTTGTTTATGGTTCGGGGAAGCCGGTTCGTGTGACGATACGGAATTACTCGCGGGAAGACACGGAGGGGATGATTGCGATCCAGAGGGAGAGCTTTCCGCCCCCGTTTCCTTCCGAGCTCTGGTGGAATGAAGAACAGCTTCATGAGCATGTGAGCCGCTTTCCCGAAGGAGCGCTTTGTGCCGAGGCGGACGGGAAGCTGATCGGGTCCATGACCGCATTGCTTGTCGATGGTGAAGCTGCCAACGGAGCTCATAGCTGGGAGCTGATTACCGACGGCGGATATATCCGAAACCACAACCCGGCCGGCGACACGCTTTATGTCGTCGATTTGTGCGTCATTCCCGAATATCGACAATACGGGATTGGCAAATGGCTGATGCAATCGATGTATGAGGTCGTCGTCCATCTTCAATTAAAGCGATTGCTCGGCGGCGGACGAATGCCCGGGTATAAGCGGTATGCCGACCGTCTAACGGCGGAACAGTATCTGGAGGGAATCACTTCAGGCGAGCTGAAGGATCCCGTCCTCTCTTTCCTGTTGCGCTGCGGCCGGATGCCGGTTGGCGTTGCCAAGCATTATCTTGAAGATGAAGATTCATGCCATTATGCTGCTTTAATGGAATGGAGAAATCCTTTTCACAACCATTAG
- a CDS encoding carbon-nitrogen hydrolase family protein, protein MNLRVAAVQYKLEDIGAFAEFAEQVTHYIRNASEYGAKFVLFPEFMTTQLLSIGDELGKPLSIDRLSSFTEDYLKLFTALAAEYGMHIIGGTHVIEDGKGKRRNVAHLFYPDGRVETQAKLHMTPTEKEEWDMAPGESLNVFDTEFGTIAMLTCYDIEFPEIVRMARAKGADIIFCPSCTDDRHGFYRVRYCCHARAVENQVYIVTTGTVGSLRKVDFMRANYGQAAVISPNDIPFPPAGIMAEGVINDDMLVVADLNVELLADVRAAGSVTTWRDRRTDLYPDWES, encoded by the coding sequence TTGAATTTACGTGTAGCAGCTGTCCAATATAAACTGGAAGACATCGGCGCGTTCGCGGAGTTCGCCGAACAAGTCACGCATTACATAAGGAATGCTTCGGAATACGGGGCGAAGTTCGTGCTCTTCCCGGAATTTATGACAACGCAGCTTCTATCGATCGGAGACGAGCTGGGGAAGCCGCTTTCGATTGACCGGCTATCTTCTTTTACAGAGGATTACTTGAAGCTGTTCACAGCGCTTGCGGCGGAGTATGGCATGCATATTATCGGCGGGACGCACGTGATTGAGGATGGGAAAGGCAAACGCCGCAATGTCGCGCATTTGTTCTATCCGGACGGAAGAGTGGAAACCCAGGCGAAGCTGCATATGACACCGACGGAGAAGGAAGAATGGGATATGGCTCCCGGTGAATCGCTGAACGTATTTGATACTGAGTTCGGAACGATTGCGATGCTGACCTGCTACGATATCGAATTTCCGGAGATCGTCCGGATGGCAAGAGCGAAAGGGGCCGATATCATCTTCTGTCCGTCCTGCACGGATGATCGCCACGGTTTCTACCGCGTCCGCTATTGCTGTCATGCCAGGGCTGTCGAGAATCAGGTGTATATCGTAACGACGGGGACAGTAGGTTCTTTGCGAAAGGTTGACTTTATGCGTGCCAACTACGGGCAAGCCGCCGTCATCTCGCCTAATGATATTCCATTCCCTCCCGCAGGCATCATGGCTGAGGGCGTTATTAACGATGACATGCTCGTCGTTGCCGATTTGAACGTAGAGCTGCTCGCCGACGTAAGAGCGGCTGGATCGGTCACCACCTGGAGAGATCGCCGCACGGATTTGTATCCTGATTGGGAGTCGTAG
- a CDS encoding C40 family peptidase, producing MKKNNTIIRKLVAVSLATMIGFTSLAIGQASTAEAATASQANKIVSIGDNYLGVPYRFGAKSGITSAFDCSSFTQYVYKKVGIYLPRTSKQQSKVGSYVSRSNLKKGDLVFFSVGSGKGVAHVAIYVGNNKILHTYGEGGVKFSQLNSKHWSSHYITARRVS from the coding sequence ATGAAAAAGAACAACACCATTATTCGTAAATTGGTTGCCGTATCCTTAGCTACCATGATCGGATTCACTTCGCTCGCGATTGGACAAGCTTCTACAGCAGAAGCCGCTACAGCTTCTCAAGCAAACAAGATCGTCAGCATTGGCGACAATTACTTGGGCGTTCCTTATCGCTTCGGTGCTAAGAGCGGAATTACGAGCGCATTCGATTGCTCCTCGTTCACCCAATATGTCTATAAGAAAGTCGGAATTTATCTGCCACGTACCTCGAAGCAGCAATCCAAGGTTGGATCCTACGTCTCGCGTTCCAATCTGAAGAAAGGCGACCTTGTCTTCTTCAGCGTAGGCTCGGGCAAAGGCGTCGCTCATGTTGCGATTTACGTAGGGAACAACAAGATTCTCCACACGTATGGCGAAGGCGGAGTTAAATTCTCGCAACTGAATTCCAAGCACTGGAGCTCTCACTACATTACAGCACGCCGCGTCTCCTAG
- a CDS encoding HAMP domain-containing sensor histidine kinase, with amino-acid sequence MTLRRRFTFFTIFWLIFILILFNIFVYLFVIKITMRSEEQLLTNKVNILLEDPRIDQPTGLADPDLLTDYYNVNELIRVVTPDGRTVNEQGSDPELLAFKTEFSSEFETGMLYVEGRRVIYMEVPLYNNGRIIGKLELYRKLTLLDSYLQVLVIALTVTSVGAILFAILGTYWFTSRLTSPIQHMVQTMREIDRSGKLRKIEISGKDQSAELEQLARAFNQMIDRLDRTFARQKQFVADASHELKTPLTVISSYANMLSRWGRDDVNVRDEAIEAISKESKRLQNLTKSMLMLAEAEQEDWLKLETFDLVQLADETADMLHATFQRMIRVHTPKTDVKLSGDKDKIRQLLVILLDNAIKYSKDPIDITISVTKGNVRLSVSDKGVGIPENDMPHLFERFFRVDGARSRTTGGVGLGLSIAKRIVDLHNGQIDVFSKPDQGTTISIVLPQKNRS; translated from the coding sequence ATGACACTGCGCAGGAGATTTACTTTTTTTACAATATTTTGGTTAATTTTCATCCTTATTTTGTTCAACATTTTCGTCTATTTATTCGTTATAAAGATAACGATGCGCAGCGAAGAACAGCTGTTGACGAATAAAGTGAATATTTTGCTTGAGGATCCGCGGATTGACCAGCCGACAGGGCTGGCCGATCCAGATTTGCTGACGGATTACTACAATGTGAATGAATTGATCCGTGTCGTCACGCCGGATGGCAGGACGGTCAATGAGCAAGGCTCCGACCCGGAGCTGCTCGCGTTCAAGACGGAATTCAGCAGCGAGTTTGAGACAGGCATGCTGTATGTCGAAGGCCGCCGGGTAATATACATGGAGGTTCCGCTCTATAATAACGGCAGGATTATCGGCAAATTGGAGCTGTACCGAAAGTTAACCCTGCTCGACAGCTATTTGCAGGTGCTTGTTATCGCGCTGACGGTCACGAGCGTAGGGGCGATTCTGTTCGCGATACTCGGAACCTACTGGTTTACGTCCAGACTGACCTCGCCTATTCAGCATATGGTACAGACGATGCGCGAGATTGACCGGAGCGGCAAGCTCCGAAAGATTGAAATAAGCGGGAAGGACCAGTCTGCCGAGCTGGAACAGCTGGCTCGCGCGTTCAACCAGATGATCGACCGGCTGGACCGTACGTTTGCGCGGCAGAAGCAGTTCGTAGCCGATGCCTCCCATGAGCTGAAAACACCGCTGACCGTCATATCCAGCTATGCCAATATGCTAAGCCGCTGGGGCAGAGACGATGTCAATGTAAGGGATGAAGCGATCGAGGCCATCAGTAAAGAATCGAAACGTCTGCAGAACTTGACCAAATCCATGCTCATGCTTGCGGAAGCGGAGCAGGAGGACTGGCTGAAGCTGGAGACATTCGATCTGGTGCAGCTCGCTGATGAGACGGCAGACATGCTTCACGCGACGTTCCAGCGGATGATTCGGGTACATACGCCGAAGACGGACGTAAAGCTCAGCGGCGACAAGGACAAGATCCGGCAGCTGCTTGTCATTCTTCTCGACAATGCGATCAAATACAGCAAAGATCCGATCGACATCACAATCAGCGTAACGAAAGGCAATGTCCGTCTATCCGTTTCGGATAAGGGAGTCGGCATACCCGAGAACGATATGCCGCATCTGTTCGAGCGGTTCTTCCGGGTAGACGGGGCAAGAAGCAGAACGACCGGGGGAGTTGGCTTAGGTCTCTCTATTGCCAAACGAATCGTAGATTTGCACAACGGACAAATCGATGTGTTCAGCAAACCGGATCAAGGAACGACGATCTCAATCGTTCTTCCCCAAAAAAATAGAAGCTGA
- a CDS encoding response regulator transcription factor: protein MKERILVIEDEDSIARILQLELEHEGYSVGRAADGRTGLEQAGSGEWDLVLLDVMLPELNGVEVLRRLRQAGNPIPIILLTARDTIPDKVSGFEHGANDYITKPFAMEELLARVRNLIRIFGQQPREAESPDIIKAADLSIELRTRKVFRKELPIELTPREFELLVYLAEHKNEEKSREDILSEVWGYDFIGETNLVDVYIRYLRQKIDKGYRHKLIHTVRGVGYMLKEPDA from the coding sequence ATGAAAGAACGCATATTAGTCATCGAAGACGAAGATAGCATCGCCCGAATTCTGCAGCTGGAGCTTGAACATGAAGGCTATTCCGTGGGAAGAGCGGCTGATGGCCGCACCGGTCTGGAGCAAGCCGGCTCCGGTGAGTGGGACCTGGTTCTGCTGGACGTCATGCTCCCGGAGTTAAACGGTGTAGAGGTGCTGCGCAGACTGCGTCAGGCAGGAAATCCGATTCCGATCATTCTGCTGACGGCCAGAGATACGATTCCCGATAAGGTTAGCGGATTCGAGCATGGAGCTAATGATTATATAACCAAGCCTTTTGCAATGGAAGAACTGCTCGCGCGGGTGCGTAATTTGATCCGCATCTTCGGACAGCAGCCGCGGGAAGCCGAGAGCCCCGATATAATCAAGGCAGCCGATTTATCAATTGAATTAAGAACGCGTAAAGTGTTTCGTAAAGAGCTGCCTATCGAATTAACGCCGCGTGAATTCGAGCTTCTGGTCTACCTGGCCGAGCACAAGAACGAGGAGAAGTCGCGTGAGGATATATTATCCGAGGTATGGGGCTATGATTTTATTGGCGAGACCAACCTCGTCGATGTTTACATCCGTTACTTGCGTCAGAAGATTGATAAGGGGTACCGGCACAAGCTGATTCATACGGTTCGCGGGGTCGGTTATATGTTAAAGGAGCCTGATGCATGA
- a CDS encoding ABC-F family ATP-binding cassette domain-containing protein → MSLLTVEDLNHNFGDRTLFKNVSFRLLAGEHVGLVGANGAGKSTLMNILTGKQLKDDGKVEWTPKVRYGYLDQHTKLVSGKTIRDVLKDAFLPLLELETELGDISMQMADANPDELEELLVRMGEIQEALEIGDFYLIDVKVEEMANGLGLNAIGLDRDVSALSGGQRTKVLLAKLLLEKPTVLLLDEPTNYLDEEHITWLTNYLKNYPYAFMLISHDTGFMNEVVNVIYHLEFAKLTRYSANYEKFLQMADINKNQHIDAYEKQQEFIKKQEDFIQRNKARYSTSGRAKSREKQLERIERIDRPEEAMKPTFGFKEARTSGKTVFEANGLSIGYNRPLLPAMDMLIERGDKIAIVGCNGVGKSTLLKTILGLIQPLDGKVYRGDYLHPAYFEQEVKAPTLTPLDDVWNEFSNMNQHEVRAALARCGLKNDHITRALNQLSGGEQAKVRLCKLMLRESNWIAFDEPTNHLDVVAKAELKRALQAFKGTIILVSHEPDFYEDWVTKVWDVEAWSLQSIQ, encoded by the coding sequence ATGAGCTTACTGACAGTAGAAGATTTAAACCATAATTTTGGCGACCGCACGTTGTTTAAGAATGTTTCCTTCCGCCTTCTTGCAGGCGAGCATGTCGGCTTGGTCGGTGCCAATGGCGCCGGGAAATCGACCTTGATGAATATTTTGACCGGCAAGCAGCTGAAGGATGACGGCAAAGTCGAATGGACGCCGAAGGTCCGTTACGGATACTTGGATCAGCACACGAAGCTCGTTTCCGGGAAGACGATCCGCGATGTGCTCAAGGATGCTTTTCTCCCGCTGCTGGAGCTGGAGACGGAGCTGGGCGATATTTCCATGCAGATGGCGGATGCCAATCCGGACGAGCTTGAAGAGCTGCTTGTTCGTATGGGCGAAATTCAAGAAGCGCTGGAGATCGGCGATTTTTATCTAATCGATGTGAAGGTTGAAGAAATGGCTAACGGGCTTGGCCTGAATGCAATCGGACTTGACCGCGACGTATCCGCGTTGAGCGGGGGCCAGCGGACGAAAGTATTGCTTGCGAAGCTGCTGCTTGAGAAGCCGACCGTCTTATTGCTGGATGAACCTACGAACTATTTGGATGAAGAGCATATCACATGGCTGACGAACTACTTGAAGAACTATCCGTATGCATTCATGCTGATCTCCCACGACACCGGATTTATGAACGAGGTTGTTAATGTCATTTATCATCTCGAATTTGCCAAGCTGACGCGTTATTCCGCTAATTACGAGAAATTTCTGCAGATGGCGGATATCAACAAGAATCAGCATATTGACGCTTATGAGAAGCAGCAGGAATTTATTAAGAAGCAAGAGGATTTCATTCAACGGAACAAAGCGCGGTACTCCACAAGCGGACGCGCGAAGAGCCGCGAGAAGCAGCTGGAGCGGATCGAGCGGATCGATCGTCCTGAAGAAGCGATGAAGCCGACATTCGGCTTCAAAGAGGCTCGCACAAGCGGCAAGACGGTGTTTGAAGCGAATGGGCTCTCCATCGGGTATAACCGCCCGCTGCTGCCGGCCATGGACATGCTGATCGAGCGAGGAGACAAAATCGCGATCGTCGGATGCAATGGCGTCGGCAAATCAACGCTGCTCAAGACGATTCTCGGCCTGATTCAACCGCTGGACGGCAAGGTTTACCGCGGCGATTATCTGCACCCGGCTTATTTCGAGCAAGAGGTGAAGGCTCCGACACTCACGCCGCTGGACGATGTATGGAACGAGTTCTCGAACATGAACCAGCATGAGGTGCGTGCGGCGCTTGCCCGATGCGGATTGAAGAACGATCATATTACCCGGGCGCTGAACCAGCTTAGCGGCGGCGAACAGGCGAAAGTGCGTCTGTGCAAATTGATGCTCCGCGAGAGCAACTGGATCGCCTTCGACGAACCGACCAACCATCTGGACGTCGTTGCGAAGGCCGAGCTGAAGCGTGCTCTGCAAGCTTTTAAAGGCACGATCATTCTCGTATCCCATGAACCGGATTTCTATGAAGACTGGGTAACGAAGGTATGGGATGTGGAAGCTTGGTCGCTGCAAAGCATCCAATAA
- a CDS encoding serine/threonine protein kinase translates to MNQEQTGRYVMGDAVGGGRYRIVGMLGKGGMGEVYAAEDSRLQGKLRALKVNRPPSEDGLFHAEEAVMLMRLNHPNLPLIVDYYPPDELGAEILVMDYIDGVTLQAHLEIHHGKVALMEIIRTGLQLCQALIYLHSQYPPIIHRDLKPTNVMIDRSGHVRLIDFGIARRYKADAGQDTVQLGTPGFAAPEQEGAGQSDARTDIFGLGALIYYLLSGGHPPASYSASIAQLPSSVPEPLLTVIGRMLERHPRLRYSSMQEASEALQACLDSLFTHPIARQSDAPWNQEGLGNERTNRRMAQIKPDRRQQSADRRSDNKPLHIAVASLAPCSGGTFVAITLAKLLGLRGVECAAFEHPSLSPEWHALLDCSRSRKHAAHSGDSVPDPRYIRYGDAHVSWHVLQPEQADALADESIKYRLMVEAYPNHAKVTDVSSHWKTEASLETFLLSADVVLFVADPHAYKWSAARLAAAERIRFERSAAGLPTWWLANKDMRFQGRAEWLSLLPAQPIAAIPQLPMEEWLQLLWQGKWMTSDRKLLAVMEKAFQPLLRKLFE, encoded by the coding sequence TTGAATCAGGAACAAACGGGTCGATATGTCATGGGAGACGCTGTCGGCGGCGGGCGCTACCGTATCGTCGGAATGCTCGGCAAGGGCGGAATGGGAGAGGTTTATGCGGCTGAAGACAGCAGGCTGCAGGGTAAGCTGCGCGCCTTGAAGGTTAACCGGCCGCCTTCGGAGGACGGCTTGTTTCATGCGGAAGAAGCTGTCATGCTGATGAGGCTGAACCATCCGAATTTGCCGCTTATCGTCGATTATTACCCCCCTGATGAACTTGGGGCGGAGATACTCGTTATGGACTATATTGACGGTGTGACCTTGCAGGCACACTTAGAGATTCACCACGGAAAAGTGGCACTCATGGAGATCATCCGGACAGGCCTGCAGTTATGTCAAGCGTTAATCTATTTACATAGCCAATACCCGCCGATTATCCACCGGGATCTGAAGCCGACCAATGTTATGATTGATCGAAGCGGTCACGTCCGTCTCATCGACTTCGGTATCGCTAGACGATACAAGGCTGACGCCGGCCAAGATACGGTTCAGCTGGGGACGCCCGGCTTCGCCGCTCCCGAGCAGGAGGGGGCAGGACAGAGCGATGCCCGCACCGACATATTCGGCCTTGGCGCGCTGATCTATTATTTGCTTAGCGGCGGACATCCGCCAGCTTCGTATTCCGCTTCTATTGCTCAGCTCCCTTCCTCGGTTCCGGAGCCGCTTCTTACTGTAATTGGACGGATGCTGGAGCGCCATCCTCGGCTGCGCTATTCGTCCATGCAGGAGGCGAGCGAAGCGCTGCAAGCGTGTCTGGATTCCCTTTTCACACACCCGATAGCCCGGCAATCAGACGCACCTTGGAATCAAGAGGGGCTGGGAAATGAGAGAACGAATCGCAGAATGGCTCAAATAAAGCCTGATCGTCGTCAGCAATCGGCTGACAGGCGGTCGGATAATAAGCCGCTTCATATTGCCGTTGCATCTCTTGCGCCCTGCAGCGGCGGCACATTCGTGGCGATAACGCTTGCAAAGCTGCTCGGTCTTCGCGGAGTAGAGTGTGCCGCATTCGAACATCCGTCTCTATCCCCGGAGTGGCATGCGCTGCTTGATTGCAGTCGTTCGAGGAAGCATGCCGCTCATTCCGGCGATTCTGTCCCGGACCCGAGATATATCCGATACGGAGACGCTCACGTATCGTGGCATGTGCTTCAACCCGAACAAGCGGACGCGCTGGCGGACGAATCGATCAAATACCGGCTTATGGTTGAAGCCTACCCGAACCACGCGAAGGTAACGGACGTTTCATCTCATTGGAAGACGGAGGCCTCGCTGGAAACATTCCTGTTATCTGCAGACGTTGTGCTTTTTGTCGCGGATCCTCATGCTTATAAATGGTCCGCTGCCCGTCTGGCCGCAGCGGAGCGGATACGTTTCGAGCGGTCTGCAGCTGGCTTGCCGACATGGTGGCTGGCTAACAAAGATATGAGGTTCCAGGGACGGGCCGAATGGCTATCGCTGCTTCCGGCTCAGCCAATCGCTGCGATCCCGCAGCTACCGATGGAAGAGTGGCTCCAGCTGCTCTGGCAAGGGAAGTGGATGACCTCGGACAGGAAGCTGTTAGCCGTGATGGAGAAGGCGTTTCAGCCTTTGCTTCGCAAGCTTTTTGAATGA
- a CDS encoding SAM-dependent methyltransferase — protein MTQWICTANHGFATYAMEELRRQFEGVKITQLKAGEIFMIDLPLSRQEVLDRIQTNEPIFLRHIQSVERVLPIRGNADDLQALGELVRSSRLRCENKAIAVHLRRGDGSPFPYSAADTKAVLDAILIETGCEPVVQSPEMILSIFAGKEELFVGMGTPEEQLSDWPGGAIRFQREEGQISRAKFKLLEAERAFKLHFADFRDALDIGAAPGGWTHLLLERGLYVTAVDPANLHPSLAKHPRLTYWKKNASEVHLQPGSFNLLVCDMSWSPMQMCKLILDLHEALQGGGTAIVTVKLMHKKPLQTIRDVMAKLETVFTVKKAKQLFHNREEITLYLEKKAYL, from the coding sequence TTGACGCAGTGGATCTGTACGGCTAACCATGGCTTTGCCACCTATGCGATGGAAGAGCTTCGAAGACAGTTTGAAGGGGTTAAGATCACGCAGCTGAAAGCCGGCGAAATCTTCATGATCGATCTTCCGCTCAGCCGTCAGGAAGTGCTTGATCGTATTCAAACGAATGAGCCGATCTTTCTCCGCCATATTCAGTCGGTGGAGCGCGTTCTGCCGATCCGCGGCAATGCGGACGATTTGCAAGCGCTTGGCGAGCTGGTCCGTTCTTCGCGTCTCCGGTGCGAGAACAAGGCAATCGCTGTACATCTGCGCCGCGGTGACGGGAGTCCGTTCCCTTATTCCGCAGCGGATACGAAGGCGGTTCTCGATGCGATATTGATCGAGACCGGCTGCGAGCCTGTCGTGCAATCGCCAGAGATGATCTTGTCGATATTCGCTGGCAAGGAAGAGCTGTTTGTCGGCATGGGTACGCCGGAAGAGCAGCTGTCCGATTGGCCGGGCGGGGCCATCCGGTTCCAACGCGAGGAAGGTCAGATATCTCGGGCAAAGTTCAAGCTGCTGGAAGCGGAGCGGGCGTTCAAGCTGCACTTTGCCGATTTCCGCGATGCGCTCGATATCGGTGCGGCTCCTGGAGGCTGGACGCATCTGCTGCTGGAGCGGGGATTGTATGTAACGGCCGTTGACCCGGCCAATTTACATCCAAGCCTAGCCAAGCATCCAAGGCTAACGTATTGGAAGAAGAACGCATCGGAAGTTCATTTGCAGCCGGGTTCCTTCAATCTTCTTGTATGCGATATGAGCTGGAGCCCGATGCAAATGTGCAAGCTTATTCTCGATCTGCACGAAGCGCTGCAGGGCGGCGGTACAGCGATCGTCACTGTCAAGCTTATGCATAAGAAGCCGCTGCAGACAATCCGCGACGTGATGGCCAAGCTGGAGACCGTCTTCACGGTAAAAAAAGCGAAGCAGCTGTTTCATAACCGGGAAGAGATCACGTTGTACTTGGAGAAGAAAGCTTATTTGTAA
- a CDS encoding ABC transporter ATP-binding protein, whose amino-acid sequence MIHLQHIILKRDEREILNGIDLEIKEGEHWVILGRNGSGKTSLLEMMTGYMFPSSGTIDVLGNRFGECDVREVRKEIGYISQSIIEKLTLYDPVWEVVATGEYAFLRFYQDIDEQVRLKALRLIDEVGLGHTAEQSLGSLSQGERKKVLLARALMSDPKLLVMDEPCAGLDLHEREKLLVDLGRLRDRGITVVYVTHHLEEIIPLFTHVALLHEGRLAAAGPKRDVLTSEILSGVYDWPVEVEWSYDRPWIRAAAVGGGQA is encoded by the coding sequence ATGATTCATTTACAACATATTATTTTGAAGCGCGATGAACGGGAGATATTGAATGGAATCGACCTGGAGATCAAGGAAGGCGAGCATTGGGTTATCCTGGGGCGTAACGGATCGGGTAAAACATCGTTGCTCGAAATGATGACCGGCTATATGTTTCCCTCTTCCGGAACGATCGATGTGCTTGGCAATCGCTTTGGCGAATGCGATGTGCGCGAAGTCCGCAAAGAAATCGGCTACATTAGCCAATCGATCATCGAGAAATTGACGCTATACGATCCTGTCTGGGAAGTCGTTGCAACCGGGGAATATGCATTCTTGCGGTTTTATCAGGATATCGACGAGCAGGTTCGCCTGAAAGCCCTTCGCCTTATCGACGAAGTCGGTCTCGGGCATACGGCGGAGCAATCCTTGGGTTCTCTCTCACAAGGGGAACGAAAGAAGGTTCTGCTGGCGAGGGCGCTGATGAGCGATCCGAAGCTCCTCGTTATGGACGAGCCTTGCGCCGGACTCGACCTTCATGAGCGGGAGAAGCTGCTTGTTGACCTGGGCAGGTTAAGAGATCGCGGTATTACGGTCGTGTATGTAACGCATCACTTGGAAGAGATCATTCCGCTCTTTACGCACGTTGCGCTGCTTCATGAGGGGCGCTTGGCAGCGGCAGGACCGAAGCGGGACGTATTGACAAGCGAGATACTGAGCGGGGTTTACGACTGGCCGGTAGAAGTCGAATGGTCGTATGACCGGCCATGGATAAGAGCGGCAGCAGTAGGAGGAGGACAAGCTTGA